One segment of Halococcus salsus DNA contains the following:
- a CDS encoding UvrD-helicase domain-containing protein: MSTDSHVTRLFGGPGSGKTTALLDRVEEILDQPGVDVNDVLVVSYTRAAATEIRERLAERLDVSPRSLRGNVATMHAKAYELLDLSRGDVVGERDKEGFCEDFGLEFEDEYEGSRRRSARSTTIGNKVIATSQWLQRTTRDVADWYDVPFQWNDEEVRLPPEIDDNAQQGNKYTPTWPSDDDRLDIPEAIRAWRAYKGDEGLVGFADMLERVEQRSLIPSVDYLVIDEFQDITTLQYRVYEEWKPHVERVLIAGDDDQVVYAWQGADPQLLLDEGGEDVILDTSYRLPSRVLSVVNREVRHIEKRQEKNLRPRTEGGSVEAVESPTMLDLVRNVRATVENTDETVMVLFRARYQLFQFMDEFIGEGIPFQALTDQRMWTDRLNDYVNAVEKVAAGESITGLEARRLADMLMNTAFGTNSRDALYETLDDLKEEAGAEEFVDLTIEPDLVKEHAPFMPGPASAEDMLRKTSQFQKKSVKAYFGGDYQDVDRDRVRVGTIHSAKGREADHVFVATDHTEKVVEQMAASVEEGSADAAAFEETTDPVPLLTDNERRVFYVGMSRARERLVILENLVSGAPTLPVDVLLDNESSGTTVEDVLAEAEVPAAD, translated from the coding sequence ATGTCCACGGATTCCCACGTGACGCGGCTGTTCGGCGGCCCGGGAAGCGGGAAGACGACGGCGCTGCTCGACCGGGTCGAGGAGATCCTCGACCAGCCGGGCGTCGACGTCAACGACGTCCTCGTCGTCTCGTACACCCGGGCGGCGGCCACCGAGATCCGCGAACGACTGGCCGAGCGTCTCGACGTCAGTCCGCGCTCGCTCCGCGGGAACGTCGCCACGATGCACGCGAAGGCCTACGAACTCCTCGACCTCTCGCGTGGCGACGTCGTCGGCGAACGCGACAAGGAGGGGTTCTGCGAGGACTTCGGCCTCGAGTTCGAGGACGAGTACGAGGGGTCGCGCCGCCGGAGCGCCCGCTCGACCACCATCGGCAACAAGGTCATCGCGACGAGCCAGTGGCTCCAGCGCACCACCAGGGACGTGGCTGACTGGTACGACGTCCCCTTCCAGTGGAACGACGAGGAGGTCCGGTTGCCGCCCGAGATCGACGACAACGCCCAGCAGGGCAACAAGTACACCCCGACGTGGCCGAGCGACGACGACCGCCTCGACATCCCCGAGGCGATCCGGGCCTGGCGGGCCTACAAGGGCGACGAGGGGCTCGTGGGCTTCGCGGACATGCTCGAACGCGTCGAGCAGCGCTCGCTGATCCCGAGCGTCGACTACCTCGTGATCGACGAGTTTCAGGACATCACCACGCTCCAGTACCGCGTCTACGAGGAGTGGAAACCCCACGTCGAACGCGTCCTGATCGCGGGCGACGACGACCAGGTGGTCTACGCCTGGCAGGGGGCCGACCCACAGCTCCTCCTCGACGAGGGCGGCGAGGACGTGATCCTCGACACGTCCTACCGGCTGCCATCGCGAGTGCTCTCGGTCGTGAATCGGGAGGTTCGCCACATCGAGAAACGCCAGGAGAAGAACCTCCGACCCCGGACCGAGGGCGGGAGCGTCGAGGCCGTCGAGAGCCCCACGATGCTCGACCTCGTGCGCAACGTCCGGGCCACGGTCGAGAACACCGACGAGACCGTGATGGTGCTCTTCCGGGCGCGCTACCAGCTCTTCCAGTTCATGGACGAGTTCATCGGCGAGGGGATCCCGTTCCAGGCGCTCACCGACCAACGGATGTGGACCGACCGGCTCAACGACTACGTCAACGCCGTCGAGAAGGTCGCCGCCGGCGAGTCCATCACCGGGCTCGAAGCCCGCCGGCTCGCGGACATGCTGATGAACACCGCCTTCGGGACCAACAGCCGCGACGCGCTCTACGAGACGCTCGACGACCTGAAGGAGGAGGCTGGGGCCGAGGAGTTCGTCGACCTCACGATCGAACCCGACCTCGTCAAGGAGCACGCACCGTTCATGCCCGGCCCCGCCTCCGCCGAGGACATGCTCAGAAAGACCTCGCAGTTCCAGAAGAAGTCGGTGAAGGCCTACTTCGGGGGCGACTACCAGGACGTCGACCGCGACCGGGTTCGAGTGGGGACGATCCACTCCGCGAAGGGGCGCGAGGCCGACCACGTCTTCGTGGCGACCGACCACACCGAGAAGGTGGTCGAACAGATGGCCGCCTCCGTCGAGGAGGGCTCGGCCGACGCCGCGGCGTTCGAAGAGACCACCGACCCGGTCCCCCTGCTGACGGACAACGAGCGCCGGGTGTTCTACGTCGGGATGAGCCGGGCGCGCGAACGGCTCGTGATACTCGAAAACCTCGTGAGCGGCGCGCCGACGCTCCCGGTCGACGTCCTCCTCGATAACGAATCCTCGGGGACCACCGTCGAGGACGTCCTCGCCGAGGCCGAAGTCCCCGCCGCCGACTAG
- a CDS encoding riboflavin synthase codes for MFTGIVETTGEVTTVRDEEGGRRIVVECDLEGLTHGASIAVDGACLTVEEVRETGFELFCSTETLDRTTLSEIEDGFEVNLERALPADGRLDGHFVQGHVDATAEVVGVEQVDDDWEFEFSVPESVARYVVEKGSIALDGVSLTVAERREDTITVAVIPTTYELTTMHDLDPGDEVNVEVDVIAKYVERLLDGHR; via the coding sequence ATGTTCACCGGCATCGTCGAGACCACGGGGGAAGTCACGACCGTTCGCGACGAGGAGGGCGGGCGGCGGATCGTCGTCGAGTGCGACCTCGAAGGGCTCACTCACGGCGCGAGTATCGCGGTCGACGGCGCGTGTCTCACCGTCGAGGAAGTCCGAGAAACGGGTTTCGAGCTGTTCTGCTCGACCGAGACGCTCGACCGGACGACGCTCTCGGAGATCGAGGACGGTTTCGAAGTGAACCTCGAACGCGCGCTCCCCGCCGACGGCCGGCTCGACGGCCACTTCGTGCAGGGCCACGTCGATGCCACGGCGGAGGTCGTGGGAGTCGAGCAGGTGGACGACGACTGGGAGTTCGAGTTCTCGGTGCCCGAGAGCGTCGCGCGCTACGTGGTCGAGAAGGGGTCGATAGCCCTCGATGGGGTGAGCCTCACGGTCGCCGAACGGCGGGAGGACACGATCACCGTGGCGGTGATCCCGACGACCTACGAGCTGACGACGATGCACGACCTCGACCCCGGTGACGAGGTGAACGTCGAGGTCGACGTGATCGCGAAGTACGTCGAACGGCTGCTCGACGGCCACCGCTGA
- a CDS encoding geranylgeranyl reductase family protein — translation MYDFVVSGAGPAGCRFSRRAAEAGHDVLVLERGEVGTPLACSGHVSTDIWQFTPEGAREELLQNEISGARFHVGGPGGDGHLFYKDETISNVINRVELDRTLARAAREAGADIRENHSVTGVEEGARSATVTARTPEGTETFETRLVAGCDGPVSRVRRELGIPEPGEKLQGVLGFSTEDDPGDHVDVHLTVPEFFAWRIPRGSAGVEYGLAAAPGENATQLFDEFVADYGVETGETHAGMIPIGPADRVTSYRGFLVGDAAAQTKPFTGGGLVYGMTAADHAAREIDPHDPGTLKNYEKAWRADLARDIQLGHWVRRAYSLPEPVKQAGLAAFSGEIGVHMDKPTTLFSPESLKTLLSRS, via the coding sequence ATGTACGATTTCGTCGTCAGCGGCGCGGGCCCCGCGGGCTGTCGGTTCTCCCGGCGCGCCGCGGAGGCGGGTCACGACGTGCTGGTGCTCGAACGCGGCGAGGTCGGCACGCCGCTCGCGTGCTCGGGCCACGTCAGCACCGACATCTGGCAGTTCACGCCCGAGGGCGCGCGCGAGGAGCTGCTCCAGAACGAGATCTCGGGCGCGCGATTCCACGTCGGCGGGCCGGGCGGCGACGGCCACCTGTTCTACAAGGACGAGACCATCTCGAACGTCATCAATCGGGTCGAGCTCGACCGGACGCTCGCCCGCGCCGCGCGCGAGGCCGGGGCGGATATTCGGGAGAATCACAGCGTGACCGGCGTCGAGGAGGGCGCGCGCTCGGCGACGGTGACCGCCCGAACACCCGAGGGAACCGAGACGTTCGAGACCCGGCTGGTGGCGGGCTGTGACGGGCCTGTTTCACGAGTTCGGCGCGAACTCGGGATACCGGAGCCGGGCGAGAAGCTCCAGGGCGTGCTCGGCTTCTCGACGGAGGACGACCCCGGTGACCACGTCGACGTCCACCTGACGGTTCCGGAGTTCTTCGCGTGGCGCATCCCTCGGGGGTCGGCGGGCGTCGAGTACGGACTCGCGGCCGCACCGGGCGAGAACGCGACCCAACTCTTCGACGAGTTCGTCGCTGACTACGGGGTCGAGACCGGCGAGACCCACGCCGGGATGATCCCGATCGGGCCGGCCGACCGCGTCACGAGCTACCGTGGCTTCCTCGTGGGGGATGCGGCCGCCCAGACCAAGCCGTTCACCGGCGGCGGGCTCGTCTACGGGATGACCGCCGCCGACCACGCCGCTCGCGAGATCGACCCCCACGACCCGGGGACGCTGAAGAACTACGAGAAGGCGTGGCGGGCTGACCTCGCGCGCGACATCCAGCTGGGTCACTGGGTCCGCCGGGCGTACTCGCTGCCCGAACCCGTCAAGCAGGCCGGCCTCGCGGCGTTTTCGGGCGAGATCGGGGTTCACATGGACAAACCCACCACGCTGTTCTCGCCGGAGAGCCTGAAGACGCTCCTCTCGCGCTCCTGA
- a CDS encoding aminomethyltransferase family protein encodes MTLVEAVHETHGATFAERGGTRVADHYGRPETAHRAVRNVAGVTEMAYGVLTITGEDRIDFVDNAVTNRVPAEDGRGCYALLLDPQGRVETDLYIYTTTDRLLVFTPPDRAAAVASEWSEKTFIQDVQIENATESFGVFGVHGAQATEKVASVLTNATPSEAHLSFVRGSIDEAGVTVIRGDGLTGEEGYEVVCAADVAESVFDALINNGLNAAPFGVRTWESLTLEAGTPLFDSELRDEIPNVLGLRNALDFEKGCYVGQEVVSRVENRGQPSRRLVGLACEALPDAGAAVFAGDSTVGEVTRAVESPTRDEPLALALVEFGLDTDDLMVRIDGEERAARVESLPFVEGSDRSARLPTYE; translated from the coding sequence ATGACGTTGGTCGAAGCCGTCCACGAGACCCACGGCGCGACGTTCGCAGAGCGCGGCGGCACGCGCGTCGCCGACCACTACGGCCGCCCCGAGACCGCCCACCGGGCGGTCAGGAACGTCGCCGGCGTCACCGAGATGGCCTACGGCGTACTCACGATCACCGGCGAGGACAGGATAGACTTCGTCGACAACGCCGTCACCAACCGGGTACCCGCCGAGGACGGCCGGGGCTGCTACGCGCTCCTCCTCGACCCCCAGGGCCGGGTGGAGACCGACCTCTACATCTACACGACCACCGACCGCTTGCTGGTGTTCACCCCACCGGACCGCGCCGCGGCGGTCGCGAGCGAGTGGTCCGAGAAGACGTTCATCCAGGACGTCCAGATCGAGAACGCGACCGAGTCGTTCGGCGTCTTCGGCGTCCACGGTGCGCAGGCGACCGAGAAGGTCGCGAGCGTGCTCACGAACGCGACGCCGTCCGAGGCCCACCTCTCGTTCGTCCGGGGCTCGATCGACGAGGCCGGCGTCACCGTGATCCGAGGCGACGGATTGACCGGCGAGGAGGGCTACGAGGTGGTCTGCGCTGCGGACGTGGCCGAGTCGGTGTTCGACGCCCTGATCAACAACGGGCTCAACGCCGCCCCCTTCGGCGTGCGAACCTGGGAGAGCCTCACCCTGGAGGCTGGGACGCCGCTGTTCGATTCCGAACTCCGCGACGAGATCCCGAACGTCCTCGGGCTCCGGAACGCGCTGGACTTCGAGAAGGGCTGTTACGTCGGCCAGGAGGTCGTCTCGCGCGTCGAGAACCGAGGGCAGCCGAGCCGCCGGTTAGTGGGACTCGCCTGTGAGGCGCTCCCCGACGCCGGCGCGGCGGTCTTCGCCGGCGATTCGACGGTCGGTGAGGTCACCCGCGCGGTCGAGAGCCCGACCCGCGACGAACCACTCGCGCTCGCACTCGTGGAGTTCGGTCTCGATACCGACGACCTGATGGTCAGGATCGACGGCGAGGAACGGGCGGCGCGTGTCGAGTCGCTCCCGTTCGTCGAGGGCAGCGACCGGTCGGCCCGACTGCCGACCTACGAGTAA
- a CDS encoding phytoene desaturase family protein: MPSNEYDVAVVGGGIGGMCTAALAESEGFSTVVLEQHHQVGGCAGFYHRNGFTFDVGATTLVDFHPEGIGGQLLDRLGFDPPPIDVQDAYQVWLPDRTVTLYHDQHRWRDELRRTFGDDETHRRFYAFLERTAAALWEVTRSDVRLPMQNVRDVLRNAKTVGLGDIRLVRYLRWTMKDALVHFDVFDDVALRTMIAMLVEDTVHSTLAEAPLLNAILGISIRRAGIGRATGGMYRFWKTFERQYADMGGTVETSETVREITGSKGAFRLATDRGQYRSDQVVSAVPIDLTKRIAPAVIGDRLDDETERLREHTGGAAVVFLGVPEERVADRKVTHHQVLRGYDDPLGDGNNMFVSVSAPEDTISAPAGHRAVILSTHCDLSPWQDLDEAMYRRKKNAIGNRLVDGARTVYPELGTDPLVYEVGTPKTYEEFTNRPNGAVGGYRQTVGNANQNAVPQDIGIDGFYLAGDTTWPGLGTVACVKGSSIAAEHVVRTG; this comes from the coding sequence ATGCCCTCCAACGAGTACGACGTCGCGGTCGTCGGTGGCGGCATCGGCGGGATGTGTACCGCGGCGCTGGCGGAGTCCGAGGGGTTCTCGACGGTGGTGCTCGAACAGCACCACCAGGTCGGCGGTTGTGCAGGATTCTACCATCGGAACGGGTTCACGTTCGACGTCGGCGCGACGACGCTCGTCGACTTTCACCCGGAGGGTATCGGCGGGCAGTTGCTGGACCGACTCGGGTTCGATCCGCCACCGATCGACGTGCAGGACGCCTACCAGGTGTGGCTCCCCGACCGAACGGTGACCCTCTATCACGACCAGCACCGCTGGCGGGACGAACTCCGGCGAACGTTCGGCGACGACGAAACCCATCGACGGTTCTACGCGTTCCTCGAACGCACGGCCGCGGCGCTTTGGGAGGTCACTCGGAGCGACGTGAGACTCCCGATGCAGAACGTTAGAGACGTCTTGCGGAACGCGAAAACGGTCGGACTGGGAGACATTCGACTGGTCAGATATCTCCGGTGGACGATGAAGGACGCGCTCGTGCATTTCGACGTGTTCGACGACGTCGCCCTTCGGACGATGATCGCTATGTTGGTCGAGGACACCGTCCACTCGACGCTCGCGGAGGCACCCCTTCTCAACGCGATTCTCGGGATATCCATCAGACGGGCGGGGATCGGGCGAGCGACCGGCGGCATGTATAGGTTCTGGAAGACCTTCGAGCGCCAGTACGCCGACATGGGCGGGACGGTCGAGACGAGCGAAACGGTACGAGAGATAACCGGTTCGAAGGGTGCGTTCCGACTCGCCACCGACCGGGGCCAGTATCGAAGCGATCAGGTCGTGAGTGCGGTCCCGATCGACCTGACGAAGCGGATCGCTCCCGCCGTCATCGGTGATCGGCTCGACGACGAGACCGAACGGCTCCGTGAACACACGGGTGGTGCGGCCGTCGTCTTTCTCGGCGTACCGGAGGAGCGCGTTGCGGATCGGAAGGTGACGCACCATCAGGTCCTGCGTGGATACGACGACCCGCTCGGCGACGGCAACAACATGTTCGTCTCGGTTTCGGCACCGGAGGATACGATCAGCGCACCGGCCGGTCACCGTGCGGTCATCCTCTCCACACACTGTGACCTCTCACCGTGGCAGGACCTCGACGAGGCGATGTATCGGCGAAAAAAGAACGCGATCGGAAACCGACTGGTCGACGGTGCCCGAACGGTCTACCCCGAACTCGGTACGGACCCGCTGGTCTACGAGGTCGGGACACCCAAAACATACGAAGAGTTCACCAATAGACCGAACGGCGCGGTCGGGGGCTATCGACAGACGGTGGGGAACGCGAACCAGAACGCGGTACCGCAGGACATCGGGATCGATGGGTTCTACCTCGCCGGGGATACGACGTGGCCAGGACTCGGCACCGTCGCCTGCGTGAAGGGAAGTTCGATCGCGGCCGAGCACGTCGTGCGGACGGGGTGA
- a CDS encoding DUF6432 family protein — protein MKAKRAFRDRNPTEVAVLDALVEHPDGMTVFELRTHADIGIDALEDALAALKEDDLIETETESGRLHILPDDRVVPDEPENETDESFFERLRDRFGR, from the coding sequence ATGAAAGCGAAGCGGGCGTTCCGGGACCGCAACCCCACGGAGGTGGCGGTGCTCGACGCGCTGGTGGAGCATCCTGACGGGATGACGGTGTTCGAACTCCGGACCCACGCCGACATCGGCATCGACGCCCTCGAAGACGCCCTCGCAGCGCTCAAGGAGGACGACCTCATCGAAACCGAGACCGAGAGCGGACGACTGCATATCCTCCCCGACGACCGTGTCGTCCCCGACGAACCCGAGAACGAGACCGACGAGTCGTTCTTCGAGCGTCTCCGTGACCGATTCGGACGGTAG
- a CDS encoding DUF7093 family protein, whose product MGVMCSLLGHDYDDPEVERERVENGDEVVLTAKRVERCRSCGHERVISENTEVTALSAAAGVVREPDGTVVIAPDGSEAGTDDTADDPDRTVTAVETMEDDPADAEPEPTVRNGGPRGVVEAEPDETEPTDATEPTDGTERAIRDDGAADDDPAPDPAGSGSVEIAESVVATSALDRSTGGGEPADDQGDDTGSIDRIGDEPTRRDPSERAPGEWPSEPSGPVTTEAARSDGSAASTAQWPDGSGRDGESADEGSDEEPDQPDRLTGGSFVCTSCGFDAAVIDSPHRAGDICPNCHRGYLAWETRKG is encoded by the coding sequence ATGGGAGTCATGTGTTCGTTGCTCGGGCACGATTACGACGACCCCGAGGTCGAGCGCGAGCGCGTCGAGAACGGCGACGAAGTGGTGTTGACCGCCAAACGCGTCGAGCGGTGTCGGAGCTGCGGACACGAACGCGTCATCTCCGAGAACACCGAGGTCACGGCGCTCTCGGCCGCCGCCGGCGTGGTTCGCGAACCCGACGGCACCGTCGTCATCGCGCCGGACGGCTCGGAGGCGGGGACCGACGACACCGCCGACGACCCGGACCGAACGGTGACGGCCGTCGAAACGATGGAGGACGACCCCGCCGACGCGGAGCCCGAACCGACCGTGCGAAACGGTGGCCCGCGGGGGGTCGTCGAGGCCGAGCCCGACGAAACCGAGCCAACCGACGCCACGGAACCGACGGACGGGACCGAGCGAGCGATCCGTGACGACGGGGCCGCCGACGACGACCCCGCACCCGACCCGGCCGGGTCGGGAAGCGTCGAGATCGCGGAGTCGGTGGTGGCCACGAGCGCGCTCGACCGGTCGACGGGCGGGGGCGAACCGGCGGACGACCAAGGCGACGATACCGGATCGATCGACCGCATCGGCGACGAGCCGACGCGCCGCGACCCCTCGGAGCGCGCGCCCGGCGAGTGGCCGTCCGAGCCGTCCGGCCCGGTGACCACCGAGGCGGCACGGTCGGACGGGAGCGCCGCCTCGACGGCTCAGTGGCCCGACGGTTCCGGTCGCGACGGCGAATCGGCGGATGAGGGGTCGGATGAGGAGCCCGACCAGCCCGACCGGCTCACCGGTGGCTCGTTCGTCTGCACGTCGTGTGGGTTCGACGCCGCGGTGATCGACTCGCCCCACCGGGCGGGTGACATCTGTCCGAACTGTCACCGCGGCTATCTGGCGTGGGAAACGCGAAAGGGCTAA
- a CDS encoding DUF5611 family protein, producing MREYKMRRGEHLEDRIPDMEGTIESYFGSPTATESYNGSDLYVVEEPENPVFERVVAGAVDYGSKKDTLAVDFTERPAEEVIAEGNADAAADAVDAKNEFLLEATGRDAKSRRESMKRTVEDDAETPDGV from the coding sequence ATGCGCGAATACAAGATGCGCCGTGGAGAGCACTTGGAGGACCGGATCCCCGACATGGAGGGCACCATCGAGTCCTACTTCGGGTCGCCGACCGCGACCGAGAGCTACAACGGGAGCGACCTCTACGTGGTCGAGGAACCCGAGAACCCGGTCTTCGAGCGCGTGGTCGCCGGCGCGGTCGACTACGGGTCGAAGAAGGACACCTTAGCGGTGGACTTCACCGAGCGCCCCGCCGAGGAGGTCATCGCCGAGGGCAACGCCGACGCCGCCGCCGACGCGGTCGACGCGAAGAACGAGTTCCTGCTCGAAGCCACGGGCCGCGACGCCAAGAGCCGTCGTGAATCGATGAAGCGCACTGTCGAAGACGACGCCGAAACGCCCGACGGCGTCTGA
- a CDS encoding cell division protein SepF, translated as MGLMDDILGGGGSRSRRPGPGGDYVELGPDDIEASADEPATKVHIAQIEGQRDVIDIKNAIYDGDIVVADITRHSTTDRTMDRITQDLQGIVREVGGDIVQKADDQLIITPGSVGISRTKLGQ; from the coding sequence ATGGGATTGATGGACGACATCCTCGGCGGTGGCGGGTCGCGCAGCCGCCGACCGGGGCCCGGCGGCGACTACGTCGAACTCGGCCCCGACGACATCGAGGCCTCGGCGGACGAGCCGGCGACGAAGGTACATATCGCCCAGATCGAGGGCCAGCGCGACGTGATAGACATCAAGAACGCGATCTACGACGGCGACATCGTGGTCGCCGATATCACCCGCCACTCGACGACCGACCGCACGATGGATCGCATCACCCAGGACCTCCAGGGGATCGTCCGCGAGGTCGGTGGGGACATCGTTCAGAAGGCCGACGACCAGCTCATCATCACCCCCGGTTCGGTCGGCATCAGCCGCACCAAACTCGGGCAGTAG
- a CDS encoding saccharopine dehydrogenase family protein, with amino-acid sequence MADDVLIYGSYGYTGALITERAAEEGLSPTLAGRRAEPLERQATDRDLDYRVFTLDHPSVVANRIAEFDAVLNCAGPFSATADALVAACLETGTDYLDITGEIDAFEATAERDRDAEKADVTLLPGVGFDVVPTDCLAAHLAGKLHDPTHLRLAIDGLSTFSPGTLKSMVEGLSGGGAARIDGQIEAVPPAWKTRRIDLGTGPKPAVTIPWGDVSTAYYSTGIGNIETYAAVPGFAARMMRRTDRLAPLLGTQPIQTLLKELVDATVTGPTAAQRALSTTRVWGEVENDDGERAAARLELPDTYGFTARTACEVVRRVLDGDVESGFQTPASAFGPDFVLDFDGVLRTDIDG; translated from the coding sequence ATGGCAGACGACGTACTCATCTACGGGTCGTACGGTTACACCGGCGCGCTGATCACCGAACGCGCCGCCGAGGAAGGACTGTCGCCGACGCTCGCGGGTCGACGCGCCGAACCGCTCGAACGCCAGGCCACCGACCGCGACCTCGACTATCGCGTCTTCACCCTCGACCATCCCTCGGTCGTCGCGAACCGGATCGCAGAGTTCGACGCGGTGTTGAACTGCGCGGGGCCGTTCTCCGCGACCGCCGACGCGCTGGTGGCGGCCTGCCTCGAGACGGGGACCGACTACCTCGACATCACCGGCGAGATCGACGCCTTCGAGGCGACCGCCGAGCGCGACCGCGACGCCGAGAAGGCCGACGTGACCCTCTTACCGGGGGTGGGATTCGACGTGGTTCCCACCGACTGTCTCGCGGCGCACCTCGCCGGGAAACTCCACGACCCGACCCACCTCCGGCTCGCGATCGACGGGCTCAGCACGTTCTCGCCGGGTACGCTGAAGTCGATGGTCGAGGGGCTCTCAGGGGGTGGAGCGGCCCGGATCGATGGTCAGATCGAGGCTGTACCGCCGGCGTGGAAGACCCGCCGGATCGACCTCGGGACGGGCCCGAAACCCGCGGTGACGATCCCGTGGGGTGACGTCTCGACCGCCTACTACTCGACGGGGATCGGGAACATCGAGACCTACGCCGCCGTGCCGGGGTTCGCGGCGCGGATGATGCGCCGGACCGACCGTCTCGCGCCGCTGCTCGGGACCCAACCGATTCAGACCCTCCTGAAGGAGCTCGTGGACGCGACCGTCACCGGACCCACCGCCGCCCAGCGCGCCCTGAGCACCACTCGGGTCTGGGGCGAAGTGGAGAACGACGACGGCGAGCGGGCTGCGGCACGGCTCGAACTCCCCGACACCTACGGCTTCACCGCGCGGACGGCCTGTGAAGTCGTCCGGCGGGTGCTCGACGGCGACGTCGAGTCGGGATTCCAGACGCCGGCGTCGGCCTTCGGGCCGGATTTCGTGCTCGACTTCGACGGGGTCCTCCGGACGGATATCGACGGCTGA
- a CDS encoding acyl-CoA dehydrogenase family protein: MDFDLPDEHRMMRETVREFCEAEIAPLAQDIEDEHRYPAEVFDQLAGLDMMGVPVTEEYGGLGGDQLLYALVTEELGRVSGSIGLSYAAHISLASKPIENFGTHEQKEEWLRPLAEGEHIGAWALTEPGSGSDASHMDTTAEKDGDEWVLNGTKQFITNASEAGSVLVKAVTDPDAGYGGISTFIVDPADDGFEISTIWEKMGLNASPTCEIQLDDVRLSEDRLLGNEGEGWEQTKKTLDGGRISIAALSVGLGQGAYEAAKSYATEREQFGQPISEFDAVRNKIVDMDRKLERARLLTHKAATTYDAGEDVTRLSALAKLDASEASREIAEDAVQVLGGYGYTTDFAPQRFYRDAKLMEIGEGTSEIQHLVIGRELGL, translated from the coding sequence ATGGATTTCGACCTGCCGGACGAGCACCGGATGATGCGCGAGACGGTGCGGGAGTTCTGTGAGGCGGAGATCGCGCCGCTCGCCCAGGATATCGAGGACGAGCACCGCTACCCCGCCGAGGTCTTCGACCAGCTCGCCGGCCTCGATATGATGGGTGTGCCGGTGACGGAGGAGTACGGGGGACTGGGCGGGGATCAGTTGCTCTACGCGCTCGTTACCGAGGAGCTCGGCCGGGTCTCGGGATCGATCGGGCTCTCGTACGCCGCCCACATCAGCCTCGCCTCGAAACCCATCGAGAACTTCGGCACCCACGAACAGAAGGAGGAGTGGCTCCGGCCCCTCGCGGAGGGTGAACACATCGGGGCGTGGGCGCTCACGGAGCCCGGCAGCGGCTCTGACGCCTCGCACATGGACACCACAGCCGAGAAGGACGGCGACGAGTGGGTGCTCAACGGGACGAAGCAGTTCATCACCAACGCCAGCGAGGCGGGGTCGGTGCTCGTGAAGGCCGTCACGGACCCGGACGCGGGCTACGGCGGGATCTCGACCTTCATCGTCGACCCCGCGGACGACGGCTTCGAGATCTCAACGATCTGGGAGAAGATGGGGCTCAACGCCTCGCCGACGTGTGAGATCCAGCTCGACGACGTTCGACTATCCGAGGACCGACTGCTCGGCAACGAGGGTGAGGGCTGGGAGCAGACCAAGAAGACGCTCGACGGGGGTCGGATCTCGATCGCGGCGCTCTCGGTCGGGCTCGGACAGGGGGCCTACGAGGCCGCCAAATCCTACGCGACCGAGCGCGAGCAGTTCGGCCAGCCCATCTCGGAGTTCGACGCGGTGCGGAACAAGATCGTCGACATGGACCGGAAGTTGGAGCGGGCCCGCCTCCTGACCCACAAGGCCGCGACGACCTACGACGCGGGCGAGGACGTCACTCGACTGAGCGCGCTCGCGAAGCTCGACGCCAGCGAGGCCAGCCGCGAGATCGCAGAGGACGCGGTGCAGGTCTTGGGTGGCTACGGCTACACCACGGACTTCGCGCCCCAGCGGTTCTACCGCGACGCGAAGCTGATGGAGATCGGTGAGGGAACGAGTGAAATTCAGCACCTCGTGATCGGGCGGGAACTAGGCTTGTAA